From Streptomyces qinzhouensis, one genomic window encodes:
- a CDS encoding peptidase, whose translation MAIEEARPETDVPALAVTAAVGDTTDTTATDITTAAVASESTASVRYYPVAPGVALHVRMGPGTQYDIIRTLPVGSRVPIFCQKPGQTVKGPYGTSRIWDNIGNGEFVSDAYVRTGSDGYVAIRC comes from the coding sequence ATGGCAATCGAGGAAGCCCGTCCGGAAACCGACGTTCCGGCCCTGGCCGTGACCGCGGCGGTCGGCGACACCACCGACACCACCGCCACCGACATCACCACCGCCGCCGTCGCGTCGGAGTCGACCGCGTCGGTCCGCTACTACCCGGTCGCACCGGGCGTCGCACTCCATGTCCGGATGGGGCCCGGCACGCAGTACGACATCATCCGCACCCTCCCGGTCGGCTCCCGGGTGCCGATCTTCTGCCAGAAGCCGGGACAGACGGTGAAGGGCCCGTACGGCACGTCGAGGATCTGGGACAACATCGGCAACGGCGAGTTCGTCTCGGACGCCTATGTACGGACCGGCAGTGACGGCTATGTGGCCATCCGCTGCTGA